In Candidatus Melainabacteria bacterium, the genomic stretch CCTGTGTATGGCATTCCAGGACATCTAAATCTTGCTTTTAGTTCTGGTCTTGTAAATCTTAAAATTAAAACAGCAATCGATACAAAAACAAATGCAGCAAGTGTGCCAATGCTTGTAAGTTCAGCAACAGTAAGTATTGGTGTAAAAGCAGCAATTAAACCCGAAAAAATTCCTGTTATTAAAGTTGCAATAAAAGGAGTTCTGTACTTTGTATGAATACTTGCAAAAAAGTTAGGCAAGAGGCCGTCACGAGACATTGAAAATAAAATTCTAGCTTGCCCAACAATCATAACTAAAATAATACTTGTCATTCCACAAAGAGCACCAAAGCCAATAATTAATGCTGCCCATTTATGACCTAATGCTGTAAATGCAACTGAAAGTGCAGCTCCAGCTTCATGCCCTGTTAAAGCTGGGTTTGGTTTTCCATCTATAGTAACTGGAACCAGTCCAGTTAAAACAAGCGAAGCAAATAAATATAAAATTGTACAAATAACTAAGCTGCCAAGTATTCCTATTGGTAAATCTCTCTGTGGATTTTTTGATTCTTCAGCAACTGTTGATACTGCATCAAATCCAATATATGCAAAGAAAACAATACCAGCAGCAGTTAAAACACCTTGCCAGCCGTAATGATAAACAAGATCATTGTGTATACTAAGTGTGCCTTGGAAAAATTTAATTATAAATTCATTAAATGGTAAGTGAAGAATATCTATTGCATGACCAGAAGCAGTAGCAATTCTTGGTGGTATAAAAGGATGCCAGTATTCAGGATGAATATTAAAAAGTCCAAATGTAATAAAAAATATTACTACTGAAACTTTTATAGTGACAATTATGTTATTAAAAACAGTTGAACTTTTT encodes the following:
- a CDS encoding amino acid permease produces the protein MTSVTVDEKSAHGSHGLVRTLGAWDLINLGIGCIIGTGIFVLTGIAAANYAGPAVFFSFILAGIACTLAAFVYSEFSSLVPLSGSAYTYVYVTLGELAAWLIGWNLLLEYLVSVSVVAIGWSAYFHNILANFGLHIPEILTASPGTHDVPGAIMNLPAAIITFALTILAIVGIKSSTVFNNIIVTIKVSVVIFFITFGLFNIHPEYWHPFIPPRIATASGHAIDILHLPFNEFIIKFFQGTLSIHNDLVYHYGWQGVLTAAGIVFFAYIGFDAVSTVAEESKNPQRDLPIGILGSLVICTILYLFASLVLTGLVPVTIDGKPNPALTGHEAGAALSVAFTALGHKWAALIIGFGALCGMTSIILVMIVGQARILFSMSRDGLLPNFFASIHTKYRTPFIATLITGIFSGLIAAFTPILTVAELTSIGTLAAFVFVSIAVLILRFTRPELKARFRCPGMPYTGIIGIVINFLLMTGLPTATWVRFVVWMAIGLIIYFFYGFWFSKMRAKD